Within the Gammaproteobacteria bacterium genome, the region AGATCGATTGACTTTACGCCACTTGGGCCGGGATGTGATTGCGGTAATGCGTGATGCGGTTGGTTTCGTCGAGGTATACCATGACGGGCCTGAAGGAAGCCAGCTCATGCTGATTTAACACCGCATAAGTGCAGATGATGACTCGATCCCCCGGTTTGGCCTTGTGCGCGGCAGCGCCGTTGACGGAGATGATGCCGCTGCCTGCTTCGGCACGGATCGCGTAGGTGGTGAAGCGCTCGCCATTGGTGATGTTGTAGATCTGGATCTGCTCGTATTCGTGAATACTCGCCGCCTCCAGCAGCGTGGCGTCAATCGCGCACGACCCTTCATACTCCAGCTCGGAGTGGGTCACGCAGGCGCGGTGCAGCTTGGACTTCAGTAGGGTGTACTGCATTTGGCAGCTCCTCTAGGCTATGCAGGATGCGTTAGTAGAGCCTAACGCACCCCATTAGACTGATATTATGGGGTTTTGTTGCCGGTTTTTCAATTCTATCGGCAAGTTATCGATCAGGCGCGTCTTTCCCAGCCTGGCTGCTGCAAGAATCATCAAGGCGTGGTCCGCCACGGATGCAGGCATCAGATCCTCCGCGCGGCGCACGCTGACGTAGTCAGGATGGAAACCTGCGGCGGTCAACGCTTGCCCAGCCTCTGACTCGATCGCCGTATAGTTGACCTCGCCGCCCTGAATCCGCTCTTTCGCCTGACATAGCACCCGGTAGATCTGGGGGGCGCGCGCCCTTTCCTCGGCGGAGAGGTAGCTGTTGCGTGAGCTCATGGCTAGCCCATCGGGCTCGCGCACGGTCGGCACGCCAACAACCGTGACGGGCAGACACAGATCCGCCACCATACGCCGGATTACCAGCAGCTGCTGGTAATCCTTTTCACCAAACAGCGCCATATCGGGCTGGACGATATTAAATAACGTATTGACCACGGTGGCGACGCCGGTAAAGTGGCCGGGGCGAGACGCGCCGCACAGGATATCCGAGATTCCTGGCACCTCTACCCGCGTGGCACCGGCAACTCCCCTGGGATAGATCTCACCAGACTCGGGCACAAACAAAAGGTGTGCACCATTTTCGGCCAGTTTGATGCTGTCTTCGGATAATGTGCGGGGATAGGACGCAAAATCTTCATTTTCTCCAAACTGCATGGGATTCACGAATATGCTCACTACCACGCGGTCAGCGCGGTGCCTGGCCTGATTGACCAGATGGATATGCCCCGCATGGAGGTTGCCCATGGTGGGCACAAAGGCAATACGCTCGTCCTGGCCACGCCACAGACGAACCATGCTACGCACATCGGCAATAGCGCGAACGGTATGCATCAGTTAAAGGTGTGCTCTGGCGCGGGGAAGATGCCATTTTTGACGGCGTGCGCGTAAGCTGCGATGGCGGCCTGCGGGGTATGATTGCCCTGCATGAAATTCTTGGAAAACTTGGGCCGTTTACCCAGCGTAATGCCCAACATGTCATACAGCACCAGCACTTGAGCATCACAGCCCGACCCCGCGCCGATGCCGATCACTGGGATTTCGCTTGCGAGGGTGATTTCCGCTGCCAGGGCAGCGGGCACGCATTCCAGCAGCAGCATATCGGCGCCTGCGGCCTGTAATGCACGAGCGTCGTCACGCATTACTTGCGCGGCGGAGGCTTCGCGCCCCTGCACCCGGTAGCCGCCCAGCTTATGTACTGATTGCGGCTGGAGTCCCAGGTGGGCGCACACTGGAATGCCGCGTTCGGTAAGCTGACACACGATGTCGGCTTGCACAGCGCCCCCCTCCAGCTTGACCATATGCGCCCCGCCTTCCTGCATCAAACGTGCAGCGTTGCGCAATGCCTGCTCCGGCGTGGCGTAGCTCATGAATGGCATGTCCACCATCAGCAGTGCGCGGCTGCAGCCACGTGTCACACAACGACTGTGATAAACAATGTCATCGACCGTCACCGGTAGAGTGGTCTCGCGCCCCTGCACCACCATACCCAGCGAGTCTCCCACCAGAATCACCTCAACGCCTGCGTCATCTATTAGACGCGCAAAGCTGGCGTCATAGGCGGTCAGGCAGGCGAATTTTTCACCCGCGCGCCTCATATCGCGCAGAGTGTTAAGGGTGACGTGGGGTAGAGGCTGGGCATTCATGACGTCATCTCCAAAAATATTCAGGCAGGGGCCACGAGCCTGTTGGCGTTTCTTCGCGGCTCTAAACAGCAAAAGGCAGGGGATTAAGGTAATGGCGCCCGCCCCGAGGGGTGCGCACATGCTCTACCAGTGCATTGTAATCCTTGTCGTTTTCTGCAAAATTGGCGGTAGCGGCGTTGACGATCAGGAGCGGCGCGGCGGCATAGTTGTGGAAAAACCGCGCATAGGCTTCCGCCAGGCGTTGCAAGTAAGCGGACTCGATCAGCCTTTCATAGCCGAGACCACGTTTGGCGACACGCGCCAGCAACACTTCCACTGGCGCCTGGAGGTAGATCACCAGGTCCGGCGGGGGGATATCCAGCGTCAATTGCCGGTACACCTGTTCATAGAGGCGCAACTCATCGTCGTCCAGGGTGAGTTGGGCGAACAGGTAATCCTTCTCCATCAAGAAATCCGCTACCCGCCCCGGCTGGGAGGTTTCCGGCAGCAATAGCGATTGGCGCAGCTCCTGCATCTGGCGTGTGCGCTGCAGCAGGAAGTACAACTGGGTTTGCAGGGCTGCCTGACGTGGGTTTTGGTAAAAACGCTCAAGAAAGGGGTTGGACGCGGCATCCTCCAGCAGCAGCTCGCTACCGAAGGTCTCCGCCAGGCGCTTCACGAGACTGGTCTTACCCACCCCTATCGGCCCCTCGACGACGATATAGCCAGGCTGGCCGCGCGTCACGCCAGCACCTCACAAGATAGCGTATCATGCGCCCGGCACGCGGCCATCAATTGCCGTACGCCGCCAAACCCTGGAATCTCCAGGTCGGGGGCGATTTCGCACAGGGGATACAGCACAAAGCTGCGCTCCGCCAGCCGTGGATGGGGCACCGTCAATTCTTCACTCTCCAAACGCATATCTCCGTACAGTAATAAATCCAAATCAAGGGTGCGCGGCCCCCACTGCTCGGAACCGCGCACACGGCCGTGAATGCGCTCAATCCCTTGCAGTTCCGACAACAACTGCTGTGCCGACAGATGAGTGTCGAGCATGGCTACGGCGTTGATGTAATCCGGCTGGCCGGCCTGCCCCAGCGGCGCACTGCGATACAGCGACGAATGCCGCACACAGCGGGTTTCGGGGATGTCGTTCAATGCGGCAAGCGCAGCCTTCACCTGCCGCACTGGATCATTGAGGTTGCTACCCAGCCCTATATAGGCCCGAATCACAAGCCCATCACCCTGCCGCTGCGCCAGCCGGTTTGCGACGCTTGCGTGGGCGGCGGCGTTTTTTGGCGGGCGCGCGAGTTTCCGCATCTATCGCCGCCACTGGCACGTGCCGTTCGTCGGCCGCTCCCGGCATCCTCGGCAACCGCTCCTTGCGTTGCTCTACCTCCTGCATCCGTGCAGTCGTGCCTCCCGCAGCACTAGCACGTCCGTGTGCGTCGGCTGCTCCCAGCATCCTGCCTCCCGCAGCACTAGCACGTCCCTGTGCGTCGGCATTCACTTCCTGAAACTTTGTCCACCACTCGCACAAGTCCAGGACATCCTCGCCCGACTCGCCTCTCAAGAGAAGGAAGTCATAAGCTGCGCGAAAACGGGGGTGGGTAAGCAAACTAAAGGGGCGTTTGCCGTTGATCTGGGTGAAACGGGGCTGCATGGTCCAGATTTCGCGCATTGGCAGACTGAAACGTTTAGGCAAGGCTATGCGCTGCACCTGGCGCATGACCACCACATCACCCGCTTCCTGAATGGCCTGGATTTCGCTCTCCCCTCCCGCCTGCAACGGCTCGGCCTGGCGGCGCATCGGGCCCCACAGCAGGGCCGCGAATAAAAATGCCGGGGTCACGGGTTTTCCGGCGGCAACACGCGCATCGGTATTGGCCAGGGCGCGCGCCACCAATTCAGAGGGGAAGCCTTCCCGCTCCTGCGCAAGATCATCCTCGGTCTGCGGGAATAAATGCTCGAACAGGCGATAATGACGCAGCAGTTCGAAGGTTTCCAAGGCACAGCCGCCCATGAACAATTTGAGCACTTCTTCATAGAGGCGGGCGGAGGGGATATCCTCCAGCAGATAGCCCAGATCAAACAGCGGATCCTCGGTGTCGGGGTGGATGCGGAAACCCAGCTTGGCGGCAAAGCGCACCGCACGCAGCATGCGCACCGGGTCTTCGCGGTAACGCTGCACGGGATCGCCGATCAAGCGTATCCAGCCTGCCTTGAGGTCTTCCAGACCGCCGGTATAATCCACCACGGAAAAGTCGGCGATATTGTAATACAGGGCATTGATGGTGAAATCACGGCGCCAAGCGTCTTCTTCGAGCGTGCCGTAGACGTTGTCGCGCATGATGCGCCCGCTTTCGGTATGCAGGTCTTCGCCCCTTTTTGCACTGCGGGCCTCACCTTCTTCTGCGCTGGGCACATTGGCACGGAACGTAGCCACTTCAACAACATCACGCCCGACACGCACGTGGGCCAGCCGGAAGCGGCGCCCGATGAGATGACAACTGCGGAACTGCTCTTGCACTTCCTCGGGATGCGCATCGGTGGCGATATCGAAATCCTTGGGTTCGCGACCCAGCAGCATGTCACGTACACCGCCGCCGACCAGGTAGGCCTTATAGCCGGCGTCCTTCAGGCGGTAAAGCACCTTGACTGCGCTGTCGCTGATATTGGTGCGCGAGATGGAATGTTCGGCGCGAGGTATGACTCTGGGCGTGCTTATGGTTTTCCCTGCCTTTTTTAACCTGTCATTAAAAGAATCTTGAGCATTCATAATTAGCGCGTATAATACCACTTCTTTTTGCACACTGCTCCCTTCGTCTAGAGGCCTAGGACGCCGCCCTCTCACGGCAGCAACAGGGGTTCGAATCCCCTAGGGAGCGCCACAATTTTGCATCCGCTGTTGGCGGGTGTACTGGCATAGGCAGCCATGCCCATCTCCGACACCAAGCCTACCAATAATCGCGTCACCCAGTTGCGTGACGAAATCAATCATCACAACTACCGTTACTACGTCCTCGACGCCCCCATCATCTCCGATGCCGAATATGACCGTCTGTTGCGCGAATTGCAACGGCTTGAGGCAGAACACCCCGATCTGATCACTCCTGGTTCCCCCACCCAGCGCGTGGGGGCGAAGCCGCTGGAATTCCTCGGCGAGGTACACCATGGCATTCCCATGACCTCACTGGACAACGCCTTCGACGAAGCGGAAGTCCGGGACTGGGGCCGGCGCGTGCGCCAAGGGCTTGAAACATCCGAAGCCGTGCGCTACACCGCCGAACCTAAATTCGACGGCGCCTCGCTCAGCTTGCGCTATGAAAACGGCCTACTGGTGCGGGCGGGGACACGCGGTGACGGAACGAAGGGCGAGGACGTGACAGCCAATGCACGCACCATAAAGAGCGTGCCGCTGTGCTTGCTCGGCAAAGGCTGGCCGGCGGTACTGGAAGTGCGAGGTGAGGTGGTCATCCCCAAGCGCGACTTCGAACGTCTCAACGAAGAACGCTTGGCGCGAAGTGAAAATATCTTTGCCAACCCGCGCAATGCCGCCGCTGGCAGTCTGCGTCAACTCGATCCACGCATCACTGCCGGTCGCCCTTTGAGTTTCTTTCCGTGGGGGCTGGGCGAGGTTTCGGAACTGCCTGCGCCGCGTTATTCGCAGATCGTAAAACACCTCAAGGAATGGGGCTTCCCCGTCACTGAATTCTTCCGTGCCGTACACGGTATTGAAGAGTGTCTGGCTTATTACCAGGAAATAACCGCGCGCCGTAACGATCTGCCCTTTGAAGTGGATGGGGTGGTCTACAAGGTGGATGAGCTTGCCGCTCGCGATACCCTCGGCTTTACCGCCCGTGCGCCACGCTGGGGCATCGCCCACAAATTCCCCGCCCAGGAAGAGACCACTGTCGTCGAGGACATCCTCGCTTCGGTAGGCCGCACCGGAGTCATCACCCCGGTTGCGATGCTGCACCCAGTCGAGGTCGGCGGTGTGACCGTGAGCCGTGCCACGCTGCACAACGAGGATGAGTTGCGGCGCAAGGATATCCATATCGGCGACACCGTCATCGTGCGCCGCGCGGGGGATGTAATCCCCGAGGTGGTGGGCGTGATCGCGGAAAAGCGTCCCAAGCACGCCAGTGTATGGCATATGCCCAAGACATGCCCGATGTGCGGCTCAGAGGTGGTGCGCCTGGAAAACGAGTCTGCACACCACTGCATAGGCGGACTTTACTGCCCAGCGCAACGCATGGGCGCGATCCTCCATTTCGCCTCGCGCCACGCCATGGACATTGATGGCCTGGGCGACAAACTGGTGGCGCAACTGGTGGAGAAAGGGCAGGTAAAGACCGTGGCCGACCTCTATCACCTCACCAAAGAGGCGCTCGTGGCGCTGGAGCGCATGGGGGACAAGTCGGCAGACAATCTGCTCGCCGCCATCGAAAAATCCAAACGCACTACCCTGCCCCGCTTTCTCTACGCCTTGGGCATCAGTCAAGTCGGCGAGGTGACCGCAAAGCAGCTTGCCCGTTACTTTGGCGGCCTCGAACCACTTATTAACGCCTCTATAGATGAGCTGCAGGCCGTTCCCGATGTCGGCCCGGTGGTCGCCGCGAGCATTCATCATTTCTTCGCTCAACCGCATAACCGGGAGGTCATCGACGCCTTGCTCTATGCCGGCATCCACTGGCCACAGGAGGAGATCAGCCGTGCCTATACGCCGCTCTCCGGCAAGACCTTTGTCCTCACCGGCACGCTGGACAGCATGAGCCGCGATGAGTCAAAGGTGCGCATCGAGGCGCTGGGTGGCAAAGTGAGCGGCAGCGTCTCGCGCAAGACCAGTTACGTTGTTGTGGGGGCCGAAGCCGGCTCCAAGGCGGACAAGGCACGGGAACTAGGCGTGACGATGCTTGCGGAACAGGAATTTTTAGCGCTGCTGGAAGGGGCCTGATGGCTACGCGTTCCTCCCTGGCCGCTGGCGTCTCACGCCGCGAAGTCTGGGCGTGGGCGATGTACGACTTCGCCAATTCGGGCTATACCACAGTCGTCATCACCGCCATCTTCAACGCCTATTTCGTCTCGGTGGTGGCGGGCAACCAGGATTGGGCGACGTTTGCCTGGACGGCGGCGCTGGCGATCTCATACTTCCTGGTCATGCTGACAGCGCCAGTGCTGGGCGCCTATGCGGACGCCTACGCCGCCAAGAAACAACTGCTGCTTTTTACCACTGCAGGTTGCGTGCTGGGCACCGCAGGACTTGCCTTGGCCGGCCCCGGCAACCTGGCGCTCGCCATCGTATTCATCGTGCTTTCCAACTTCTTTTTCGGCAGCGGCGAAAATCTCATCGCCGCCTTTCTTCCCGAGCTGGCGCGCAGCCGCAGCCTGGGCAAGGTATCCGGCTGGGGCTGGAGCCTGGGCTATATGGGCGGCCTGGTAAGCCTGGGGTTATCGCTGGCCTATGTAAGCTGGGCGCAAGCGCGTGGCGACCAGGCATCTTCATTTGTGCCCGTGACCATGCTGATCACCGCCGGGCTGTTTGCCCTGTCCAGCCTGCCAACATTCCTGTTCCTGCGCGAACGAGCCATCCCCCAGCCACACCCTCCGGGCCGCAACCTGATTGGCGAGGCATTCACCCGCCTCGGCGCCACCATCAAACACGCGCGCCGTTACCGTGACCTGCGACGCTTTTTGATATGCACGGTATTTTACTCGGCAGGCATCAATACGGTTATCACCCTCGCCGCGATATACGCCCAGCAGGTAATGCACTTTGACACCCAACAGACCTTGCTGCTGGTCATGGTGGTCAACGTCACCGCCGCCGGCGGGGCCTTTCTGTTTGGCTACATCCAGGACCGCCTCGGCCACGTCCCCACGCTTGCCCTGACCCTGCTGGGCTGGCTCGTGATGATTGCGCTGGCGTGGACGGCACAGGGGCCGGGCATGTTCTGGGCCGCCGCCAACGTAGCCGGGTTGTGCATGGGCGCCAGCCAATCGGCGGGCCGCGCCCTAGTGGGGCTGCTCGCCCCCGCCGCACGCCACGCCGAATTTTTCGGTCTGTGGGGTTTGGCAGTCAAACTCTCTGCCATCTTTGGCCCGATCACCTATGGCCTGGTAAGCTGGCTATCCGGTGGAGACCACCGCCTCGCCATGCTCATCACCGGCAGCTATTTCGTGCTGGGATTGTTGATCCTGGCTGGAGTCGATGTAAAGCGTGGGCGGCGCGCGGCGTTGCGTAAGTAGTATCGCCATCGCCCCCCATTAAATTCGCTAAACAACAGGGTCCATCAATCACCAACATGGGGATGCGCCATATTAAAGCGATTATTTCTATCTGCTGCCCTCTCAGGCGCCAAGCCTGCACTCGCTTAATTAGCGCCCTACGAGCATTCAACTCACCTCGCCCGTTAAGGAGGAAGATGGGTCATGCTTAATGTGTTCCTGAAGATCAATTGGGTATGGATGCAGTATGATGTGATGAAGCGAAGGGGGCAAGCTCATGCACAAAAACGTGCCTGACTCCCTTTGCCCTGATTGTAATTTGCCTCCAACTCAAGTACTTTGCGTGAGCCTACCATGGGCAACTTATTGCTTTTTAATTTTCCTAAATCATAAAACTGGAGGGTTCAACCGTGAAATCAAAGCTAGCAATTATTGCTGTGGCATCCATATTTTCCATCTCCGCACAGGCAGAGAATATCTACGCGACTTATGCAGGATCTCAGTTGGGCGTGACTGAGCGTACCCAAGCATTGGTTCAGACGGGATTTTTCAGTACAGGTGTGACAGCTAGCGGTATTGCCCTGGGGGTGAACAATGATCTGTACATCTCGGCAGGCAACCATCTTATCAACTACAACATCAATGGCACACTGATCAACAACATGACGTTTCCGGATTCGGCCATTAATTACACTGACGTTGCCGTTGGTGGCGGCAACGTTCTGGCTTCCTACAACGGCTCGCAAATGGGTTTTACGGTTCGCGACTACAGTTTGAATCAGCTGAACGCCGTGACGACTGGCTTCAACATCAGCGGCATTGCAGCAGGCGATAGTGGCCATGTCTACTTGGCTTCCGGAAACCATTTGTATGATTACATGACAAATGGCACGCTGGTCACCAACATGACTTTCCCTGATGCCGCCATCAACTATACCGATATTGACTACAGCAATAACATGCTCGTCGCCTCCTATACCGGTTCGCAACAAGGTGTGACCTTACGTAACTTGGCACTGAACCAAACTAGCTTCTTTGGTGTGACTTTCAATATTGACAGCTTGGCGCTGGGCAATAACAACGATGTTTTTCTCGCATCGGGCAACAACCTGTACAACTACACGTTAGGTGGCACTTTGATCACCAGCATGACCTTTCCGGATGCGGGCATTCGCTACACCGGGATTGACGTGACACCCGTACCCGAAGCGGAATCATACGCGATGATGCTGGTCGGCCTGGGGTTGATGGGCTTCATGGCACGGCGCAGGAAAAGCAGCGTTTCATCACAAGCTTCCGCCTGACAACTGAAGTAGTACTATTTATAACCCCCCGTGTTCACTGCGGGGGGTTATTTTTCTAGCGGAAGCGATAGTACCGCCGTGCTCGAACAAATGGGGCCGGGCATGATTACCTCATGCTATCCTGCAAACCTGCCCATCTTTCTCCGTGAACATCCATGGTCCGTTTCCCCCCAGAGCAGATCACCAGCAGATCAGGACACCCATAATTTATTGGGGGCCAGCCAATAGGCGGGCCGCGCCCTGGTGGGGCTGCTCGCCCCCGCCGCGCGCCACGCCGATTTTTTCGGCCTGTGGGGTTTGGCGGTGAAACTCTCCGCCATCTTTGGCCCGATCACCTATGGCTTGGTAAGCTGGCTATCCAGTGGAGACCACCGCCTCGCCATGCTCATCACCGGCGGCTATTTCGTGCTGGGATTGTTGATCCTCGCGGGCGTCGATGTAAAGCGTGGGCGACGCGCGGCTTTGCGTAAGTAGCACCCCAGGCACCTTTAAAAAGCGCTTGAACCGCCAAGCAGGTCAATGTAAACAACACTTCTTGTATTTCTTACCACTTCCACAGGGACAGGGGTCATTTCGTCCGACTTTGGGCTGTTCCCGCACGTAGGTCTCAACCGGCATAAACTCTTCATCGTCAAACAAAAAACTGTCCTCGCCGGCGATATCTTCTTCCGCCCAGCGGCGCTGGCGCTGCGCGATGGCCTCGGGGTCATAAAAGGACCAGGGATCGGGAAAGCGCTCCCATTCAGGGGCGTCACCGGTTTGAAAAGCGTCAGCTATGTCATCGAGATTAAAGTCCATATACAGCAATCCGGCCTGTTGCTGCCTGAGCACCAGCGATTCCAGCAATGACCTGTGCCGTTCACGCGGAAAATTCAAGAGCATCGCTCCCATTCGGTAGCGTGTATCGTCATCTTCGGTTTCGTCGGCAGCAATGGCAGCAACAACCCCGTCCAGCGCCTCTTCCAGAGCCTCACTGCCTGATGCCGCGGCGGCCTCCAGGACACACTCCGTAGCAAAGCTACGGGGATACCAGCCCAAGGTGCGGTCTTCGGCGATGCGGCGCAAGGCAGGGGCAGCAGCTTCGCGCTTGTTCCTGAACAGGGCCGGCCAGTAAGCAGACACCCAGTCCCACAGATCATCATCCGGCAGATCCGGCATGCGTTTGAAAAGGCCCAGCAGCGGGACGGCGGCGCGGGGGTCGTCGATGGCGCCCAGAATGAAGATACAGTGCAGCAAGGCCCACCACCGGTCACCTGCAACATCCGGCTCCCAGTGTTGATCATCAGCAAGA harbors:
- a CDS encoding aspartate 1-decarboxylase, translated to MQYTLLKSKLHRACVTHSELEYEGSCAIDATLLEAASIHEYEQIQIYNITNGERFTTYAIRAEAGSGIISVNGAAAHKAKPGDRVIICTYAVLNQHELASFRPVMVYLDETNRITHYRNHIPAQVA
- the panC gene encoding pantoate--beta-alanine ligase — protein: MHTVRAIADVRSMVRLWRGQDERIAFVPTMGNLHAGHIHLVNQARHRADRVVVSIFVNPMQFGENEDFASYPRTLSEDSIKLAENGAHLLFVPESGEIYPRGVAGATRVEVPGISDILCGASRPGHFTGVATVVNTLFNIVQPDMALFGEKDYQQLLVIRRMVADLCLPVTVVGVPTVREPDGLAMSSRNSYLSAEERARAPQIYRVLCQAKERIQGGEVNYTAIESEAGQALTAAGFHPDYVSVRRAEDLMPASVADHALMILAAARLGKTRLIDNLPIELKNRQQNPIISV
- the panB gene encoding 3-methyl-2-oxobutanoate hydroxymethyltransferase, which gives rise to MNAQPLPHVTLNTLRDMRRAGEKFACLTAYDASFARLIDDAGVEVILVGDSLGMVVQGRETTLPVTVDDIVYHSRCVTRGCSRALLMVDMPFMSYATPEQALRNAARLMQEGGAHMVKLEGGAVQADIVCQLTERGIPVCAHLGLQPQSVHKLGGYRVQGREASAAQVMRDDARALQAAGADMLLLECVPAALAAEITLASEIPVIGIGAGSGCDAQVLVLYDMLGITLGKRPKFSKNFMQGNHTPQAAIAAYAHAVKNGIFPAPEHTFN
- a CDS encoding deoxynucleoside kinase, whose translation is MTRGQPGYIVVEGPIGVGKTSLVKRLAETFGSELLLEDAASNPFLERFYQNPRQAALQTQLYFLLQRTRQMQELRQSLLLPETSQPGRVADFLMEKDYLFAQLTLDDDELRLYEQVYRQLTLDIPPPDLVIYLQAPVEVLLARVAKRGLGYERLIESAYLQRLAEAYARFFHNYAAAPLLIVNAATANFAENDKDYNALVEHVRTPRGGRHYLNPLPFAV
- the folK gene encoding 2-amino-4-hydroxy-6-hydroxymethyldihydropteridine diphosphokinase, producing MRKLARPPKNAAAHASVANRLAQRQGDGLVIRAYIGLGSNLNDPVRQVKAALAALNDIPETRCVRHSSLYRSAPLGQAGQPDYINAVAMLDTHLSAQQLLSELQGIERIHGRVRGSEQWGPRTLDLDLLLYGDMRLESEELTVPHPRLAERSFVLYPLCEIAPDLEIPGFGGVRQLMAACRAHDTLSCEVLA
- the pcnB gene encoding polynucleotide adenylyltransferase PcnB, translated to MNAQDSFNDRLKKAGKTISTPRVIPRAEHSISRTNISDSAVKVLYRLKDAGYKAYLVGGGVRDMLLGREPKDFDIATDAHPEEVQEQFRSCHLIGRRFRLAHVRVGRDVVEVATFRANVPSAEEGEARSAKRGEDLHTESGRIMRDNVYGTLEEDAWRRDFTINALYYNIADFSVVDYTGGLEDLKAGWIRLIGDPVQRYREDPVRMLRAVRFAAKLGFRIHPDTEDPLFDLGYLLEDIPSARLYEEVLKLFMGGCALETFELLRHYRLFEHLFPQTEDDLAQEREGFPSELVARALANTDARVAAGKPVTPAFLFAALLWGPMRRQAEPLQAGGESEIQAIQEAGDVVVMRQVQRIALPKRFSLPMREIWTMQPRFTQINGKRPFSLLTHPRFRAAYDFLLLRGESGEDVLDLCEWWTKFQEVNADAQGRASAAGGRMLGAADAHGRASAAGGTTARMQEVEQRKERLPRMPGAADERHVPVAAIDAETRAPAKKRRRPRKRRKPAGAAAG
- the ligA gene encoding NAD-dependent DNA ligase LigA produces the protein MPISDTKPTNNRVTQLRDEINHHNYRYYVLDAPIISDAEYDRLLRELQRLEAEHPDLITPGSPTQRVGAKPLEFLGEVHHGIPMTSLDNAFDEAEVRDWGRRVRQGLETSEAVRYTAEPKFDGASLSLRYENGLLVRAGTRGDGTKGEDVTANARTIKSVPLCLLGKGWPAVLEVRGEVVIPKRDFERLNEERLARSENIFANPRNAAAGSLRQLDPRITAGRPLSFFPWGLGEVSELPAPRYSQIVKHLKEWGFPVTEFFRAVHGIEECLAYYQEITARRNDLPFEVDGVVYKVDELAARDTLGFTARAPRWGIAHKFPAQEETTVVEDILASVGRTGVITPVAMLHPVEVGGVTVSRATLHNEDELRRKDIHIGDTVIVRRAGDVIPEVVGVIAEKRPKHASVWHMPKTCPMCGSEVVRLENESAHHCIGGLYCPAQRMGAILHFASRHAMDIDGLGDKLVAQLVEKGQVKTVADLYHLTKEALVALERMGDKSADNLLAAIEKSKRTTLPRFLYALGISQVGEVTAKQLARYFGGLEPLINASIDELQAVPDVGPVVAASIHHFFAQPHNREVIDALLYAGIHWPQEEISRAYTPLSGKTFVLTGTLDSMSRDESKVRIEALGGKVSGSVSRKTSYVVVGAEAGSKADKARELGVTMLAEQEFLALLEGA
- a CDS encoding MFS transporter, producing MATRSSLAAGVSRREVWAWAMYDFANSGYTTVVITAIFNAYFVSVVAGNQDWATFAWTAALAISYFLVMLTAPVLGAYADAYAAKKQLLLFTTAGCVLGTAGLALAGPGNLALAIVFIVLSNFFFGSGENLIAAFLPELARSRSLGKVSGWGWSLGYMGGLVSLGLSLAYVSWAQARGDQASSFVPVTMLITAGLFALSSLPTFLFLRERAIPQPHPPGRNLIGEAFTRLGATIKHARRYRDLRRFLICTVFYSAGINTVITLAAIYAQQVMHFDTQQTLLLVMVVNVTAAGGAFLFGYIQDRLGHVPTLALTLLGWLVMIALAWTAQGPGMFWAAANVAGLCMGASQSAGRALVGLLAPAARHAEFFGLWGLAVKLSAIFGPITYGLVSWLSGGDHRLAMLITGSYFVLGLLILAGVDVKRGRRAALRK
- a CDS encoding FxDxF family PEP-CTERM protein — protein: MKSKLAIIAVASIFSISAQAENIYATYAGSQLGVTERTQALVQTGFFSTGVTASGIALGVNNDLYISAGNHLINYNINGTLINNMTFPDSAINYTDVAVGGGNVLASYNGSQMGFTVRDYSLNQLNAVTTGFNISGIAAGDSGHVYLASGNHLYDYMTNGTLVTNMTFPDAAINYTDIDYSNNMLVASYTGSQQGVTLRNLALNQTSFFGVTFNIDSLALGNNNDVFLASGNNLYNYTLGGTLITSMTFPDAGIRYTGIDVTPVPEAESYAMMLVGLGLMGFMARRRKSSVSSQASA